A section of the Labrus mixtus chromosome 15, fLabMix1.1, whole genome shotgun sequence genome encodes:
- the plpbp gene encoding pyridoxal phosphate homeostasis protein — protein MWKVAMSEEVGKALQSVVERVNQAAARRPKTLPAVPPRLVAVSKTKPPDMVVEAYRQGQRNFGENYVNELVDKAADPLILSSCPDIKWHFIGHLQKNNVNKLLGVQNLFLVETVDSAKLADKVNSSWQRVRGSSTQRLKIMVQINTSGEQSKHGLPPEDTVSTVKHIVSQCSALHFLGLMTIGRYGYDLRLGPNPDFQMLLSRRQEVCDSLKLPVEEVELSMGMSTDFEHAIEVGSTNVRVGSIIFGNREYPNSAANTPNPSPGPSPAPSPEKNSKTVSEEAAKKMQHLTVSGQ, from the exons ATGTGGAAAGTAGCAATGTCGGAGGAGGTTGGAAAGGCGCTGCAGTCGGTGGTGGAGCGGGTGAACCAGGCGGCCGCACGCCGGCCTAAG actctGCCTGCTGTGCCTCCTCGCCTCGTCGCTGTCAGTAAGACCAAACCTCCGGACATGGTGGTGGAGGCGTATAGACAGGGCCAGAGGAACTTTGGAGAAAACTAC GTGAATGAGCTGGTGGATAAGGCGGCAGACCCTCTG ATCTTATCCTCGTGTCCGGACATTAAGTGGCACTTCATCGGTCACCTGCAGAAGAATAATGTCAACAAACTCCTGG GTGTTCAGAACCTGTTCCTGGTGGAGACGGTGGACTCAGCGAAGCTGGCCGACAAGGTGAACAGCTCGTGGCAGCGTGTGAGAGGATCCAGCACGCAGAGGTTAAAGATCATGGTGCAGATCAACACCAGCGGAGAACAGA gtaaacacggCCTTCCTCCAGAGGACACAGTCAGCACAGTGAAGCACATCGTGTCTCAGTGCTCCGCCCTCCACTTCTTAGGACTCATGACCATCGGACGCTACGGCTACGACCTCCGTCTGGGCCCCAACCCCGACTTCCAG atgtTGCTCAGTcggagacaggaagtgtgtgacAGTCTGAAGCTTcctgtggaggaggtggagctcaGTATGGGCATGTCCACAGACTTTGAACATGCA ATCGAGGTGGGCTCCACTAACGTGCGGGTGGGCAGCATCATCTTCGGTAACAGAGAGTATCCCAACAGCGCAGCTAACACCCCAAACCCAAGTCCAGGTCCGAGTCCGGCCCCCAGCCCCGAGAAAAACTCAAAGACGGTGTCAGAGGAGGCGGCCAAGAAGATGCAGCACCTCACCGTGTCGGGAcaataa
- the snrpg gene encoding small nuclear ribonucleoprotein G, which produces MSKAHPPELKKFMDKKLSLKLNGGRHVQGILRGFDPFMNLVVDDSIEMGPGGQQNTIGMVVIRGNSIIMLEALERV; this is translated from the exons ATGAGTAAAGCGCATCCTCCCGAGCTGAAGAA GTTCATGGACAAAAAGCTTTCAT TGAAGCTGAACGGAGGCAGACATGTGCAGGGCATCCTGCGAGGGTTCGATCCCTTCATGAACCTGGTGGTGGACGACTCTATTGAGATGGGACCCGGAGGTCAACAGAACACCATCGGCATGGTG GTGATCCGAGGAAACAGCATCATCATGTTGGAGGCCTTAGAGAGAGTCTGA
- the si:ch211-148l7.4 gene encoding zinc finger protein 271: MDGVSWSTTRPPESFSRSKTTTDTLSRLANFIARADTKQQRSQRPQTPHLTSYVCQECDQDFLHAADLLHHQEAKHTLPKPHRCASCGHEFSLRSSLQLHRCEHTCQLSDSRLGSPCPACTTRTSDPIKLQDNSPRLLDGSPYACAPCGRGFSQKQVLLHHQQAGCSEPPSTSGVMDVSSLPDDSPPVSDADSAPSDSSDTAGPSSRALSECEICSRSFRTETALERHKQTSHAEERLQTKEGGAGGGDGRVNGAPMKRSQSKNKLLSCRSCDMVFRSTSKLYLHRKEKHSREKVVSRESRPVSVKRRRAGAYPCQVCGKVFVHHLSLRAHYKHHSDLSYTSIRDKLQTDAKDPENRTNTVKSSSAGNKTVKAGPGRPRKLRRGRRHVTEAEKQKEVPEGKKEEVVEGEEEEREFPCPSCAEVFSAQSQLREHVELHQSSVRRRCCSVCTHDMDTSKRPGSKRQRLYHCVPCQQGFSTLDSFLQHCQEHLRARVEEDFITEGSAPQDSKA, translated from the coding sequence ATGGATGGAGTCAGCTGGAGCACCACACGGCCCCCGGAGTCGTTCAGCCGCTCCAAGACGACCACGGACACTCTGTCGCGGCTCGCCAACTTCATCGCGCGGGCCGACACTAAGCAGCAACGAAGCCAGCGTCCACAAACGCCCCACCTGACCTCCTACGTCTGTCAGGAGTGTGATCAGGACTTCCTTCATGCAGCAGATCTGTTGCACCATCAGGAGGCGAAGCACACGTTACCCAAACCTCACCGCTGCGCGTCCTGTGGTCACGAGTTCTCGCTGCGCTCCTCCTTACAGCTGCACAGATGTGAGCACACCTGTCAGCTCTCAGACTCACGGCTTGGCTCTCCCTGCCCCGCGTGTACAACCAGGACCTCAGATCCCATCAAACTGCAGGACAACTCGCCCCGCCTCCTGGACGGCAGCCCCTACGCATGTGCCCCATGTGGGCGGGGCTTCAGCCAGAAACAAGTTCTGCTGCACCACCAGCAGGCCGGCTGCAGCGAGCCTCCCTCAACATCGGGTGTGATGGATGTGAGCAGCCTCCCCGATGATTCTCCACCTGTTTCAGACGCAGACTCCGCCCCCTCTGACTCATCTGACACCGCGGGGCCGAGCAGCAGAGCGCTGAGCGAGTGTGAAATCTGCTCCAGAAGCTTCCGCACAGAAACGGCACTTGAACGCCACAAACAGACGAGCCACGCAGAGGAACGTCTACAGACCAAAGAAGGAGGAGCGGGCGGAGGAGACGGCAGGGTGAATGGAGCTCCAATGAAAAGGTCACAATCCAAAAATAAGCTCCTGAGCTGTCGGTCATGTGACATGGTGTTCAGGAGCACCTCCAAGCTGTACCTGCACAGGAAGGAGAAGCACAGCCGAGAGAAGGTGGTCAGCAGAGAGTCCAGACCGGTCAGCGTGAAGCGCAGGAGAGCCGGAGCGTACCCGTGTCAGGTGTGTGGGAAAGTCTTCGTCCATCACCTGTCCCTCAGAGCACACTACAAACATCACTCCGACCTGAGCTACACCTCCATCAGAGACAAACTCCAGACAGACGCTAAAGATccagaaaacagaacaaacacagtcaAGTCCAGCTCGGCAGGGAACAAGACTGTGAAGGCCGGACCGGGGCGGCCCAGGAAGCTGCGGCGAGGGCGGAGACATGTGACGGAGGCGGAGAAGCAGAAAGAAGTGCCTgaagggaagaaggaggaggtggtggagggtgaagaggaggagagggagttcCCCTGCCCGTCCTGTGCCGAGGTGTTCTCCGCTCAGTCTCAGCTCAGGGAGCACGTGGAGCTGCACCAATCGTCTGTGAGGAGGCGGTGCTGCAGCGTGTGCACACATGACATGGACACGAGTAAGAGGCCGGGctcaaagagacagagactgtaCCACTGTGTGCCCTGTCAGCAGGGCTTCTCCACCCTCGACTCCTTCCTCCAACACTGTCAGGAGCACCTAAGGGCACGGGTGGAGGAGGACTTCATCACAGAGGGCTCCGCCCCCCAGGACAGCAAAGCCTGA
- the tbc1d22b gene encoding TBC1 domain family member 22B isoform X1, giving the protein MATDNRINFWRRNAKVPGSVQPVYGAQHPPLDPRLRRTYPKETKPKFNNLKTKKASSFHEFARSTNDAWDIDDEEDKDFLAPASCLPSGLHSSSPQQQQNEVAHSETEVSHRLAPPRTDAQTLQEDEDEEEEEEFDHVNSKVVKSSSDVHLSTSSVRSTLQKQQSLPVRPIIPLVARISDQNASGAPPMTVREKSRLDKFKQLLSSPNTDLEELRKHSWSGIPREVRPITWRLLSGYLPANKERREHVLQRKREEYFGFIEQYYHSRTDEHFKDTYRQIHIDIPRTNPLIPLFQQPAVQEVFERILFIWAIRHPASGYVQGINDLVTPFFVVFLSEFVTEDVENFEMAALPQDTQRNIEADTFWCMSKLLDGIQDNYTFAQPGIQNKVKALEELVSRIDEDIHNHFKRYEVEYLQFAFRWMNNLLMRELPLRCTIRLWDTYQAEAEGFSHFHLYVCAAFLIEWRKEILSMIDFQGLLMLLQNLPTIHWGNEEVGLLLAEAYRLKYMFADAPSHYKR; this is encoded by the exons ATGGCCACCGATAACAGGATCAATTTTTGGAGGAGAAATGCAAAGGTTCCCGGAAG CGTACAACCCGTTTACGGAGCACAGCATCCGCCTCTCGACCCGCGCTTACGACGCAC gtaTCCCAAAGAAACAAAGCCCAAGTTCAACAACCTCAAGACTAAAAAGGCGTCCAGCTTCCACGAGTTCGCCCGCAGCACCAACGACGCCTGGGACATCGACGACGAGGAGGACAAGGATTTCCTCGCCCCGGCTTCCTGTCTGCCTTCAGGGCTGCACTCTTCATCGCCGCAG cagcagcagaatgagGTCGCTCACTCGGAGACTGAGGTGTCACACAGACTGGCCCCCCCCAGGACAGACGCTCAGACCCtgcaggaggacgaggacgaggaggaggaagaagagtttGATCACGTCAACAGCAAGGTGGTCAAATCGAGCAGTGACGTCCACCTGAGCACGTCCTCAG TTCGCTCCACGCTGCAGAAGCAGCAGTCTCTCCCGGTCCGTCCCATCATCCCTCTGGTCGCTCGGATCTCCGACCAGAACGCGTCAGGAGCTCCGCCCATGACGGTGCGCGAGAAGAGCCGGCTGGACAAATTCAAGCAGCTGCTGTCGAGTCCCAACACTGACCTGG AGGAGCTCAGGAAGCACAGCTGGTCAGGAATACCAAGAGAAGTCCGACCAATCACATGGAGGCTCCTCTCT GGTTACCTGCCGGCCAACAAAGAGCGCAGAGAGCACGtgctgcagaggaagagagaggagtacTTTGGCTTCATCGAGCAGTATTATCACTCCAGAACAGACGAGCACTTTAAAGACACgtacagacag ATCCACATCGATATTCCAAGAACCAACCCTCTGATCCCGCTGTTCCAGCAGCCGGCCGTGCAGGAG GTGTTTGAGCGAATCCTCTTCATCTGGGCGATCCGTCACCCGGCCAGCGGATACGTTCAGGGCATCAATGACCTGGTCACGCCTTTCTTTGTCGTCTTCCTGTCGGAGTTTGTCA CCGAGGACGTGGAGAACTTTGAGATGGCCGCACTGCCTCAAGACACGCAGAGAAACATCGAGGCCGACACCTTCTGGTGCATGAGCAAACTGCTGGACGGAATACag GATAACTACACGTTCGCTCAGCCGGGAATCCAGAACAAAGTGAAAGCTTTGGAGGAGCTGGTCAGCAGGATCGACG aggacaTTCATAATCACTTCAAGAGGTACGAGGTGGAGTATCTTCAGTTTGCTTTCCGCTGGATGAACAACCTGCTGATGAGGGAGCTTCCTCTCAGGTGTACCATCCGCCTGTGGGACACCTACCAG GCTGAAGCTGAAGGTTTCTCTCACTTCCACCTCTACGTCTGCGCAGCTTTCCTCATCGAGTGGCGGAAAGAAATCCTGTCCATGATCGACTTTCAG ggTCTTCTTATGCTCCTGCAGAACCTACCCACAATCCACTGGGGTAACGAAGAGGTGGGTCTGCTGCTGGCTGAAGCGTACAGACTGAAGTACATGTTTGCCGACGCTCCGAGCCACTACAAGAGATAG
- the tbc1d22b gene encoding TBC1 domain family member 22B isoform X2 — MATDNRINFWRRNAKVPGSVQPVYGAQHPPLDPRLRRTYPKETKPKFNNLKTKKASSFHEFARSTNDAWDIDDEEDKDFLAPASCLPSGLHSSSPQQQNEVAHSETEVSHRLAPPRTDAQTLQEDEDEEEEEEFDHVNSKVVKSSSDVHLSTSSVRSTLQKQQSLPVRPIIPLVARISDQNASGAPPMTVREKSRLDKFKQLLSSPNTDLEELRKHSWSGIPREVRPITWRLLSGYLPANKERREHVLQRKREEYFGFIEQYYHSRTDEHFKDTYRQIHIDIPRTNPLIPLFQQPAVQEVFERILFIWAIRHPASGYVQGINDLVTPFFVVFLSEFVTEDVENFEMAALPQDTQRNIEADTFWCMSKLLDGIQDNYTFAQPGIQNKVKALEELVSRIDEDIHNHFKRYEVEYLQFAFRWMNNLLMRELPLRCTIRLWDTYQAEAEGFSHFHLYVCAAFLIEWRKEILSMIDFQGLLMLLQNLPTIHWGNEEVGLLLAEAYRLKYMFADAPSHYKR; from the exons ATGGCCACCGATAACAGGATCAATTTTTGGAGGAGAAATGCAAAGGTTCCCGGAAG CGTACAACCCGTTTACGGAGCACAGCATCCGCCTCTCGACCCGCGCTTACGACGCAC gtaTCCCAAAGAAACAAAGCCCAAGTTCAACAACCTCAAGACTAAAAAGGCGTCCAGCTTCCACGAGTTCGCCCGCAGCACCAACGACGCCTGGGACATCGACGACGAGGAGGACAAGGATTTCCTCGCCCCGGCTTCCTGTCTGCCTTCAGGGCTGCACTCTTCATCGCCGCAG cagcagaatgagGTCGCTCACTCGGAGACTGAGGTGTCACACAGACTGGCCCCCCCCAGGACAGACGCTCAGACCCtgcaggaggacgaggacgaggaggaggaagaagagtttGATCACGTCAACAGCAAGGTGGTCAAATCGAGCAGTGACGTCCACCTGAGCACGTCCTCAG TTCGCTCCACGCTGCAGAAGCAGCAGTCTCTCCCGGTCCGTCCCATCATCCCTCTGGTCGCTCGGATCTCCGACCAGAACGCGTCAGGAGCTCCGCCCATGACGGTGCGCGAGAAGAGCCGGCTGGACAAATTCAAGCAGCTGCTGTCGAGTCCCAACACTGACCTGG AGGAGCTCAGGAAGCACAGCTGGTCAGGAATACCAAGAGAAGTCCGACCAATCACATGGAGGCTCCTCTCT GGTTACCTGCCGGCCAACAAAGAGCGCAGAGAGCACGtgctgcagaggaagagagaggagtacTTTGGCTTCATCGAGCAGTATTATCACTCCAGAACAGACGAGCACTTTAAAGACACgtacagacag ATCCACATCGATATTCCAAGAACCAACCCTCTGATCCCGCTGTTCCAGCAGCCGGCCGTGCAGGAG GTGTTTGAGCGAATCCTCTTCATCTGGGCGATCCGTCACCCGGCCAGCGGATACGTTCAGGGCATCAATGACCTGGTCACGCCTTTCTTTGTCGTCTTCCTGTCGGAGTTTGTCA CCGAGGACGTGGAGAACTTTGAGATGGCCGCACTGCCTCAAGACACGCAGAGAAACATCGAGGCCGACACCTTCTGGTGCATGAGCAAACTGCTGGACGGAATACag GATAACTACACGTTCGCTCAGCCGGGAATCCAGAACAAAGTGAAAGCTTTGGAGGAGCTGGTCAGCAGGATCGACG aggacaTTCATAATCACTTCAAGAGGTACGAGGTGGAGTATCTTCAGTTTGCTTTCCGCTGGATGAACAACCTGCTGATGAGGGAGCTTCCTCTCAGGTGTACCATCCGCCTGTGGGACACCTACCAG GCTGAAGCTGAAGGTTTCTCTCACTTCCACCTCTACGTCTGCGCAGCTTTCCTCATCGAGTGGCGGAAAGAAATCCTGTCCATGATCGACTTTCAG ggTCTTCTTATGCTCCTGCAGAACCTACCCACAATCCACTGGGGTAACGAAGAGGTGGGTCTGCTGCTGGCTGAAGCGTACAGACTGAAGTACATGTTTGCCGACGCTCCGAGCCACTACAAGAGATAG
- the tbc1d22b gene encoding TBC1 domain family member 22B isoform X3 has product MATDNRINFWRRNAKVPGRYPKETKPKFNNLKTKKASSFHEFARSTNDAWDIDDEEDKDFLAPASCLPSGLHSSSPQQQQNEVAHSETEVSHRLAPPRTDAQTLQEDEDEEEEEEFDHVNSKVVKSSSDVHLSTSSVRSTLQKQQSLPVRPIIPLVARISDQNASGAPPMTVREKSRLDKFKQLLSSPNTDLEELRKHSWSGIPREVRPITWRLLSGYLPANKERREHVLQRKREEYFGFIEQYYHSRTDEHFKDTYRQIHIDIPRTNPLIPLFQQPAVQEVFERILFIWAIRHPASGYVQGINDLVTPFFVVFLSEFVTEDVENFEMAALPQDTQRNIEADTFWCMSKLLDGIQDNYTFAQPGIQNKVKALEELVSRIDEDIHNHFKRYEVEYLQFAFRWMNNLLMRELPLRCTIRLWDTYQAEAEGFSHFHLYVCAAFLIEWRKEILSMIDFQGLLMLLQNLPTIHWGNEEVGLLLAEAYRLKYMFADAPSHYKR; this is encoded by the exons ATGGCCACCGATAACAGGATCAATTTTTGGAGGAGAAATGCAAAGGTTCCCGGAAG gtaTCCCAAAGAAACAAAGCCCAAGTTCAACAACCTCAAGACTAAAAAGGCGTCCAGCTTCCACGAGTTCGCCCGCAGCACCAACGACGCCTGGGACATCGACGACGAGGAGGACAAGGATTTCCTCGCCCCGGCTTCCTGTCTGCCTTCAGGGCTGCACTCTTCATCGCCGCAG cagcagcagaatgagGTCGCTCACTCGGAGACTGAGGTGTCACACAGACTGGCCCCCCCCAGGACAGACGCTCAGACCCtgcaggaggacgaggacgaggaggaggaagaagagtttGATCACGTCAACAGCAAGGTGGTCAAATCGAGCAGTGACGTCCACCTGAGCACGTCCTCAG TTCGCTCCACGCTGCAGAAGCAGCAGTCTCTCCCGGTCCGTCCCATCATCCCTCTGGTCGCTCGGATCTCCGACCAGAACGCGTCAGGAGCTCCGCCCATGACGGTGCGCGAGAAGAGCCGGCTGGACAAATTCAAGCAGCTGCTGTCGAGTCCCAACACTGACCTGG AGGAGCTCAGGAAGCACAGCTGGTCAGGAATACCAAGAGAAGTCCGACCAATCACATGGAGGCTCCTCTCT GGTTACCTGCCGGCCAACAAAGAGCGCAGAGAGCACGtgctgcagaggaagagagaggagtacTTTGGCTTCATCGAGCAGTATTATCACTCCAGAACAGACGAGCACTTTAAAGACACgtacagacag ATCCACATCGATATTCCAAGAACCAACCCTCTGATCCCGCTGTTCCAGCAGCCGGCCGTGCAGGAG GTGTTTGAGCGAATCCTCTTCATCTGGGCGATCCGTCACCCGGCCAGCGGATACGTTCAGGGCATCAATGACCTGGTCACGCCTTTCTTTGTCGTCTTCCTGTCGGAGTTTGTCA CCGAGGACGTGGAGAACTTTGAGATGGCCGCACTGCCTCAAGACACGCAGAGAAACATCGAGGCCGACACCTTCTGGTGCATGAGCAAACTGCTGGACGGAATACag GATAACTACACGTTCGCTCAGCCGGGAATCCAGAACAAAGTGAAAGCTTTGGAGGAGCTGGTCAGCAGGATCGACG aggacaTTCATAATCACTTCAAGAGGTACGAGGTGGAGTATCTTCAGTTTGCTTTCCGCTGGATGAACAACCTGCTGATGAGGGAGCTTCCTCTCAGGTGTACCATCCGCCTGTGGGACACCTACCAG GCTGAAGCTGAAGGTTTCTCTCACTTCCACCTCTACGTCTGCGCAGCTTTCCTCATCGAGTGGCGGAAAGAAATCCTGTCCATGATCGACTTTCAG ggTCTTCTTATGCTCCTGCAGAACCTACCCACAATCCACTGGGGTAACGAAGAGGTGGGTCTGCTGCTGGCTGAAGCGTACAGACTGAAGTACATGTTTGCCGACGCTCCGAGCCACTACAAGAGATAG